The Silurus meridionalis isolate SWU-2019-XX chromosome 6, ASM1480568v1, whole genome shotgun sequence genome contains the following window.
ATGACACAAGTACAATTTCACCGTTTGCAACAATGATGAGAAATGTCATGGTTCTGAGCTGATGTGATCCCTGATCATGTGCTTCTATTCCTATTTTCACCTTaaacactgtttatattaaGATCCTTTGTTTTATCTTCTGTATATGCCATTTTTTACGTCTTTGTAACAATTGCAATATTTTCCTCTCTTCCTcagttttgattttatttattatatttaaacttgGTCATTTAAGGAAATGatagatttgtttaaaaagtatcagagaaataaatatacatcaaTCATGCAAaacataataacattataacattatgagtggtgaagtgaagaacactgatgatcttcatcatggcacctgttagtgggtggatttatttattaagcagaaagtaaacattttgtcctcaaagatgatgttagaagcaggaaaattgggtgagcgtaaggattAGAACGAGTTTAACAAATTTTgacgtctagatgactgggtcagagcatctccaaaactacagctcttgtgggatgttcctggtctgcagtagtcaaaatctatcaaaagtgctccaagaaggAACattggtgaaccggcaacagggtcgtgggcggtcGAGGATCATAGATGCAcatgaggagtgaaggctggtccgtgtggtccgatccaacagacgagctcctgtagctcaaactgctgaagaagttcatgctatTAATGATTAAtgggtcatgactgttttagCACTAAAAAGGAAACCAGCCCAATTataagcaggtggtcataatgttatgcctaatcagTGTTTATTCTCTGTTTTGCATTCTGTCAATTTTTTATGCctttgtaacattttattttatttttttcacagattTGATTTTGTTCTTTATACCTAACTTTTGGTGTTTTGCAGCTTTTATGATGATTTTAAATGAGGTTATGATTATATTCCATGGAAAACCTGTATCTGTTTTGTCTGATTGTGGACTGTGGCTTTGATTATCAAATTAATAGACATcattctgaacacacacacacacacacacacacacacacacacacacacacacacacacacacatgtatccTCATTGCATTACaatttgtacatatatttatctgatttcttctgtgtttaaggtgaatctcctccagtgtctGTGATTATCAGTCCAAACAGAACTCAACACTTTACTCACGACTCTCTttcactgagctgtgaggaccagagtcactctactggatggacagtgagacTATATACAGACAGTGAAAGAGTGTTAGATTGTTCACAGTGGAGATCAGGTACAGGATCTACATGTAAATTCAGCCTCCTCTACATATCctacactggagtttactggtgtgtgtctgaatctggagaaaacagtaatcctgtcaacatcacagttcatggtgagtcttcatgtagtgtgtttactgtcaaaggaaaagagaaatgtTTAATTACAGAATATTCAGAACAccaagaatgaatgaatttttttttctctctacattaatcaataaaaattattgTGTAATTCTGAGTATGGATGTGTGTAAGTCATGTTTTACAATCTGACTCACCAAAGAGCAGGTCCAGACGGGTTGAACCCTGGATACATGGATGGTAGGGTGGATCCTGAGTCGGAGGGCCACTGGATTGACGACCTTGGAAATAGGGAAGGGGCCGATGAAGCGTGGGGCAAGCTTCCGACAGGTGGCCTTAAGGGAAAGGTCCCAAGTAGAGAGCCATACACGCTATCCGGCATAGTAGTGCGGGGCTAGGCGCAGCAAAGCCATATGCCGTTCTTGAGCAGGGATGCTCGGGCGGTTCTCCAGCCGCGATGGCAGCGTCAGAAGAAAAGGGCGGTGGAAGGAATGGCAGACCGGTGTTTCTGGTTGGAGAAGGTCAGAGGCAGGTAACCATGGACCACCTGGAAGGGCGCAAGCCCTGTGGCAGCAGGGGTAAGGGTGTTATGGGCATACTCAATCCACATCAGTTTGTCCGACCAGGAGAAGGGTTCTCAACTGCAAAGGAGGCGGAGACCAGTTTCAAGGTCCTGGTTGAGTCTCTTGGTCTGTCCATTCGTTTAGGGGTGAAACCCAGATAAAAGGCTGACCGAGATGCCCAGGAGGCAACAGAACTCTTTCCAAAATTGAGCCGAGAATTGGGGTCCGTGGTCCGAGACGATATTTCTGGGAAAACCATGGAGGCAAaatatgtgctggagggccagCTTGGCGGTTTCCTTGGCAGATGGCAGCTTGGGTAGAGCGATGAAGTggcccatcttggaaaaccgaTCAATGACAGTCATGACAATCGTGTTGCCATTGGAAATGAGCAGCCCGGTAACAAAGTCCATGGCGAGGTGTGACCACAGGCATTTCGGGAAGGAAGGGGCCGAAGAAGACCTTTGGGGTGGCTCCGAGGTTTCTTGTGACGGGCACAGTCAGGACAGGCTGCGACAAAGTCCTAGGTGTCCTTTACCATGAAAGGCCACCAGAAGCGTGTCTTGACAAGAGACAAGGTGCGAGGCTAACGGGGGTAACAAAAGAACAGGGAGCTGAGACACCATTGAAGAAAATCAAAGCGAAGACCCTCGCGGACGACCAGTGGGCCAACCCTCGGAACAGGGTCCCTGTCCTGGGCATTCTTTACCCGCTCCTCCAAGGAAAGACTAAGGGTGTGGACCGACATCCATTTGGGATGGATGGTCTCGGGTCatgtctcctcctcctccagggcatGAACCCTCGAGAGCGCAAGGGCTTGACCTTCCGGCTCCCAGGCCGGTACGAAAGAGAGACCCGGAAGCGGCCAAAGAAAAGGACCCATCTAGCCTGTCAGGGGTTGAGTCATTTAGGACGTCAGGCCGTGGATGGGCGCCGCCAACGAACTATAGCCTTGGCAAAGCCCAAGAACCTTTGCAGTTGCTGGCGGGAGGCGTGGGCCGGCCAGTCCCAGATTGCCTGGATCCAGGCAGGGTCCATTTGGATATTACCGGCTGAAAGCAGGTATTCCAGGAACGAAGTTTGTGAGGTGTGAAACTCACATTTCTCAGGCTTTATGTAGAGCCCGTTCCTGAGGAGTCTCTCCAAGATCTGACACACCTGCCGGACGTGTTCGTTCATGAAATGGGAGAACATTAGGATATTGTCTAGGTAGACAAACACGAAGGCGTTGAGCATGTCACGGAGGACCTCGTTGACTAGTGCTTGAAAAACGGCCGGGGCGTTGGTTAGGCCAAACGGCATGATGAGGTACTCGTAATGACCAGCTGGGGtattgaaggcggtcttccatttATCCCCCTCCCTGATACGCACCAGATGGTATGCGTTGCGAAGATCCAGTTTAGTGAAGATCATGGCACCATACAGGAGCTCGAATGCCGAGGCCATAAGCGGCAAGGGGTAACGGTCCCGGACAGTGATCGCATTACGACCCCGGTAGTCGATACACAGGCGTAGGGATTTATCCTTCTTTTCTACAAAGAAGAAACCTTCCCCAGCTGGGGAGGAGGAAGGTTGGATGATACCTGCTGCAAGGGACTCCTAGATGTACTGGTTCATGGCAGCTCTCTCTGGGGCGGATAACTGATACAGGCGGCCCTCTTGGGGCATAATGTGTTTTGTTAAGTTACATGTATTGCAGAAGATGCTGCAGCTTGATATTTTCACACAACACAGTTTGCAGTCtgctttattttcatcattaattatgaaatatttccaGATCACTTTCATTTCCTGTCATCTGTTTATTAGTACAACATCCACTAGTCTGAAGAAGCACATCAGATGTTAGTATTTGTTTAGTGTGACACTGAGCTTCTTCACTACAGTAGATATCTGTACAGAGCAAACAGCACCATCAGGGACTTCTCCAATCCTAGTCACAAATTGTGCTAAAAACTTCATTTCATTCAAGAGACAAAACCATTATTCTTATTTCTCTGTTCTAGATGGTGATGTGATCCTGGAAAGTCCTGTTCATCCTGTGACTGAGGGACATCCTCTGACTCTACGCTGTTTATTTCGTAACACAAATCCCTCAAACCTCCGAGCTGATTTCTATAAAGATGGATCAGTCGTCCAGAACCAGactacaggagagatgatcatccataaagtctcaaagtcagatgaaggtttctaccactgtaaacacccagagagaggagagtcaccgagaagctggatctcagtcagacgtgagaaaacatttatatattcattagaACTGTGACTTAAGGTATTAAAATCCATATCTCCACatgattcatttttatataatatattttgttttaaaattttatttgactgCAGTTTAAGCAAAAACATGTTCAGTTCAGCATGAATAAAgtgataatataattattattgtattctgTATCTGGTCCATCACATGTAGAAGCTCCATTCTCAGTGCTCATGCTGATCAGTAGTGTAGTGATGGCATCTCCATATCTGCTGATCACCATCATTCTGCTGGTCAAATGTTACAAAGCTCGAGGTAAGAATTTTTTTAGTACTTCTGTAACTCCTTCCATTACAACAAAAACCTTTAAACTGTGTTTAGGAGATGATTAAATGCAGTCTAGTTGATTTTCTGCCATCAACACCTGGAATATACATTGAATTTAAACTGATGCCATTGTACATTTCTTTAACAGCTCACAGTGATGAAGACAGAATTGAGAATGCAGTCATAGAGGAGTGAACAAAGTTC
Protein-coding sequences here:
- the LOC124386913 gene encoding uncharacterized protein LOC124386913 produces the protein MYVELFSDSSTGSEGSYTLSPSALHHTGVYVCRGKRGEPAFHTLYSNPQPLWISGESPPVSVIISPNRTQHFTHDSLSLSCEDQSHSTGWTVRLYTDSERVLDCSQWRSGTGSTCKFSLLYISYTGVYWCVSESGENSNPVNITVHGESSYGDVILESPVHPVTEGHPLTLRCLFRNTNPSNLRADFYKDGSVVQNQTTGEMIIHKVSKSDEGFYHCKHPERGESPRSWISVRQAPFSVLMLISSVVMASPYLLITIILLVKCYKARAHSDEDRIENAVIEE